The following is a genomic window from Ignavibacteria bacterium.
CAAAAGAGTTTTTTTCTCGTCTGCAACTGGTTGCAATGTTTCTGTCATAATAAAAATATTGTTTGTCCTTTGACAAACAATCTCTGTTTTGGTTTGTACTGTTTTCGATTTTTCATAAAATCACTAAAAGTGAAAATGCAAAAACAGGAAAGTGAATATAAAGATGCAGTGATTTTACAATCTAATGCGCGTGTATTTTCTCTATCGCCTTTTGAACAATGGTATCAACAACTTCATCCAGTGTCATTGCTGTCGTATCAATTTCAACAGCGTCTTCCGCTTTTTTCAACGGATGAAGTGCACGGCTCGCATCGGTATCGTCGCGAAGAACAATTTGCTCGCGGAGTGTGCTTTCTTCAATAGCAATCCCGCTTTCATGCAACTCTTTGAGTCTTCGCACAGTGCGTGCTTCAAGAGATGCAAGCAGAAATATTTTCAGTTGTGCGTTTGGAAATACCACTGTTCCAATATCTCTTCCGTCAAGAACAACGCCGCCGTCTTTTCCCATTCGCTGTTGTTCACAAACCATTTTTTCACGCACGCTGGGAATCGCACTCACGGCGCTGACTGCATTTGTAACAGCAGATGAACGGATTTTCTTTGAAACATCTTCGCCATCAAGAAGTACGAAAAGTTGTTTGTTCTCATATCGTAACTCTACAACCGTAGTCTCTAACATTCGTTGCAGTTGTTCAATTTGTGAAAGCGAAATATTCTTTCTCAAGAATTTTAATGTTATCGCTCTGTACATTGCTCCCGTATCTATAAAACAATACCCCAATCGTTCTGCAACGCTTTTTGCAGTAGAACTTTTTCCTGCGCCTGCAGGACCATCAATAGCAATGACAATAGTTTTCAACAGCGGCAAAATTTTGGGTGTTAAATTTATGGAAATTTACAATGCTATCAAAGAATC
Proteins encoded in this region:
- a CDS encoding (d)CMP kinase: MLKTIVIAIDGPAGAGKSSTAKSVAERLGYCFIDTGAMYRAITLKFLRKNISLSQIEQLQRMLETTVVELRYENKQLFVLLDGEDVSKKIRSSAVTNAVSAVSAIPSVREKMVCEQQRMGKDGGVVLDGRDIGTVVFPNAQLKIFLLASLEARTVRRLKELHESGIAIEESTLREQIVLRDDTDASRALHPLKKAEDAVEIDTTAMTLDEVVDTIVQKAIEKIHAH